From the Ralstonia wenshanensis genome, the window TGGTTGCAAGCGCCTTGTTGCTGCCTGCGCTTCTGGTGTCAGCGGCACAAACCGACCTGGCCGACCAGCCGCTCTTCAGCTCAGTGTCGGTGCCGGGCAATCTGCTGCTCTCGCTGTCGGTTGAGTATCCGACCGCCAATAGCATTGCGTACGTCAGCAGCTATTCGGCGGGGGTCAAGTACCTGGGCTACTTCGATCCGCTCAAGTGCTATACGTATCAGTACGACGCCAACGTTGACGCCAACAACTATTTCGTTCCGGCAACGGCTGCAAACAGCAGCTATCAGTGTGCCAGTGGCAACAACTACTGGAGCGGCGCATTCCTGAACTGGGCGGCGATGCAGACCATCGATCCATTTCGATGGGCGCTGACGGGCGGCTACCGCGTCACCGATACGGCATCTTTGACCGTGCTTGAGAAGGCCTGGGCCTCTGGGCAGGGCGGCTCGGGTGAAACCCCAAACCGCACCATCAGCGGCAGCACAACCGTGGCTGCAATTACGCCGTTCAGTTGGAACAGTATCGGCGTGCGCATCTACGGTGCCGGGAACAAACTGTATTTCACCAATAAGGGTAACTTGGATTCGGATACCGTCAATACCTACAGTTCTGACCCGTCGCCCAATGCATCCAAGGTGTGGTCGGTCTATGTGCGTGTGAAGGTGTGCGACCCATCGCGGCCCGAGGCGAACTGCACGAAGTACGGCAGCAACTACAAGCCGGAAGGCCTGATGCAGCAGTACTCGCAGCGCATCCGCTTTGGCGCGTTCGGTTACCTCAACGATTCGAGCATCAAGCGCGATGGCGGGGTGCTGCGTGCCAGGATGAAGTTCATTGGCCCCACGCAGCCGGTTCCAGGCAAGAACCCCACGACCAATACGCTGGCGGAATGGAGCGCTACGGACGGGACGATGGTTAGCAACCCCGACACTTCCGACGCCACGGCAACCGGGGTGACGAACAGCGGGGTCATGAACTACCTCAACAAGTTCGGCTCGACCTCGCAAAACTATAAGACGTATGACCCCGTTGGCGAGCTGTACTACGCGGGCATCCGTTACTACAAGAACCTCGGCAACGTGGCTAGCTATTCGTCCAACGCCACGACCGCCCAGATAGACGGCTTCCCCGTCATCCAGACATGGGATGACCCCATCCAGTATTCCTGCCAGAAGAACTACATCCTGGGCATCGGTGACATCAATACCCATGCGGATGCCAATTTGCCAGGCAGTACGATCAGAAGTAGCAATGAACCGGCGCTGCCCTCGGAGGTTTCGAGCGATACCACGGTCAATGTGGATTCCGCGACCAACCTCGTGGGGCAAATGGAAGGCATCAGCAATCTCAACAAGATTTCGCCGCCGTGCTGTAACGGCAATACCTACCTGATGGCCGGGCTTGCCTACGATTCGCACGTGCGGGATATTCGCCCGAACGACTTTAAGGACAGCCTGGGTAACAAGTCCAAGATCCAGACCATCTCTACCTATTGGCTGGATGTGCAGGAGTACCAAACATACCGCTACCAGAACCAATTCTGGCTGGCGGCAAAGTACGGCGGCTTCAGCGTCCCGAGCAACTACAAGACGAGCAACACTAGGGCGCTGGCGCAGTCGCTATGGAACGCGAGTGGCAACACGGACCCCAACGGCAAGCCAATGCCGGACAACTACTATCTAGCGGGTCAGGCAGACCTGATGGTGAATGGCCTGAATTCTGCCTTCCAGAACATCTCCAACGACATTCAAGCGGCCACGACGGCGCTGGCAGTCTCTTCCGCCAATGTGAGTCTGACCGGCAACATTGGGTATTCAGCTTCCTACAATTCTTCAACCTGGACCGGGGACGTCGTCGGCAGTTCGCTTAGTTTTGATGCCAAGACTGGGCTGCCCACGCAGACGAAGGCATGGTCTGCACAAGCCCAACTCGCTGGCCAATCAAGCTCATCACGCCTGATCGCCACGAGCAATACAACCGGGGCTGCGCAAGGTGTGCCATTCCAATTCGCGAAGCTGACGACGACCAACCAGAGCGCACTCAGCAATGCGGCCGTGAAGAATTGGAACAACCAGGACTTCCTGAATTACCTGCGCGGAGACCAGAGCAACGAAGGCACGAACGGCAAGGCGGTCTATCGCCAGCGTGCCTTTTTGTTGGGGGATATCGTGGGCTCGAAAGTCGACGCGGTGGGTCCTCCTGTCGCTGTCTTGTCGAGTGCAACCAACCCGGGTTATGCATCATTCAAGAGCACCTATGCCAGTCGCAATCCGGTGGTCTACGTCGGCGCAAACGACGGCATGATGCACGCATTCGACGGCACCGTCGGCCGTACAACAAGTGGCAACGAACTGTTTGCCTACGTGCCGAGCTTCCTATACCAAGGACCGTGCGCATCAGGCACTTGCACGCCGGCTGTCAATGGTCTGGCATCGCTGGGCTTGTCTGGCACGAACTTCGTTCACCATGCCATGGTGGATGCCACGCCGCAGGCGTTTGATATCGACCTGTCGCGCGCGGGTGGTGCCAAGCCGTCTTCGTCGAGCACCTCGGACTGGCACACGATGCTGATCGGCGGTCTGGGTAAGGGTGGCAAGGGCTACTACGCGCTCGACATTACAGACCCCACGACGATCACCACCGAGACCGCACTCGCCGGCAAAGTGATGTGGGAGTTCGGTGGTCCCGCCAACGCGCAGCAGGGTACCTTGGGCTTCACCTATGGCGACCCGATCGTCGTGAAGACCAAGAAGTACGGCTGGATCGTTGCCGTGCCGTCGGGCTACAACAACGCCGATGGCATGGGCTGGCTCTTCATCCTCAACCCGAAGACGGGCGCCTTGCTGGAGTCGATTTCGACGGGTGTCGGCTCTGCAAGCAGCCCTGCGGGCCTTGCGTATGCTTCCGCGTACGTGGCCGACTACACCGACAACACGGCCGACTCCATCTATGCGGGCGATCTGCTGGGCAACGTCTGGCGTTTCGACCTCACGGCAACAAGCGGCGCCTATCCGGCACCCACCCAGATTGCGAAGCTCACCGACCCGAGCGGCAATGCGCAGCCTGTCACGACGCCGCCGCTGATCGAGATCCAGCCGAACTCGCTTAAGCGCTACGTCATGGTGGGTACCGGCCGGCTACTCGGCAGTACCGATATCGCCAGCAGCCAGACGCAGAGCTTCTACGTGATCTATGACGGCGTGGTCCAGCGTTTCAACAGCAGCACCGATCTTCCGAGCGGCGTCACGTTTCCGATTCAACGCAAGGATCTCAATGCGGACCCCAACCTGTTGAAGGGGATTGGTAGCGCTCCGACATCGGTCATGGGCTATTACGTCGACCTCGGCCAGTCGTCCAATGGCGTGGCGGAACGCGTTAATGTGGCGCCGGTCTCCAACTTCGGCACGGTGTCGTTTGCCGCCAATTTGCCAAACGGCGACGCGTGTAATCCATCCGGTACCAATCGCGTGTTCTCGCTGGACATCGGCACTGGCATCAGCCGCGTGGTCAATAGCCTCGGCGTGCTGCAGCCGTACTACACCGGTGGTGGGCTGGTGGTCGATCTGTCCTACCTCAACGTCAATGGTTCGGTCCGGCTGGAGGCCGGTACAGACAATAGCGCGATCAATTCTGTGCCATTGGTTCCTACGGTGGTGCAGGCTATTCGTCAGATCAACTGGCGTGAAGTGCCTACGGCCGACTAACGGTAAACCGACCATGACGATGCAGCACCATGATGTAGCGCTCAGCGCCAAGACGAGATAGGCAGGATGAGGCGCAGCTGGATCGCCTGCGCTGTTGCAGTGACGGGCCATTTGGCTTTCCTGCACGCTGTCAGCGTTTGGCAACCTCGGGCAGCAGAAGACAAGGGCGAAGCAGGTCTCCGGATGTTATTCGTCGGTCCGCCGGCGGAGGCTTCGGGTGATGAAGCCAGTGCGAACAGCCGGAGGGGCGTAGGTAAGCAATCAGCCCCCTTTTCGCGGCAGCGGGGTGGTACGCCGCTTAAGGCTGCAGGCGACCGGTCGGAAGAATCTCCGTCGACGACGGCGTCTTCAGAGGAGGCCGACGAGATGCGATTTTATGCGTCGACGGAAGTGGATCGCCAAGCCTTGCCGGCTAGCACACTTGAACTTCTGGACGTGATGGCGTTAGTCGCAAACTCATCGCCGATAACATTGCGCGTCTATATCGCCGTTGATGGTGCGGTTGTGCGCGCTGAAATCGTCCGCGCGAGCGATGACAATCGTGCCGCCGCAGCCAGGTTGGCTTTGATTCTCATGGAGACGCGCTTTGTTCCTGCTAAGCGCTTGGGAGCGGATGTGGCCGCGGTAAGGGAACTGGAGTTCCAGATTGAACCATCCAACGAAAGCGGCCTACCGGCGTCCTCCTAATGCTCTGGGTCGAGAGTTTGATGGAATAGCAGCTTCGATGACGGTGACCCGAGAGAGGACGTCTTGCGAGAAACTCATTTCCGCACGTTCGTCGCCGCAACCTCGTCCAGCACGTCTCGAAACTCAGCCAGATCCTCAAAACTCCGGTACACCGATGCAAACCGGATGTACCCGATCTTGTCCAGCCGCTTGAGTTCGCGCATCACAAGCTCGCCCACGCGGTCGCTGCCGATTTCCTTCTCGCCGTGGCTGAGCAGTTTTTCTTCGATGCGGGCGATGGCCTCGTCGATGGCCTCGGCGGAAACGGGGCGCTTGCGCAGCGCAAGGCGCATGGAGTCCTTGACCTTGTTGCGGTCGTAATCGACGCGGCTGCCGTTCTTTTTGACGACGGCGGGGAAGAACAGCTCGATGCGTTCGTAGGTCGTAAAGCGGCGGTCGCAGGATTCGCAGCGGCGGCGGCGGCGCACGGTGTCGCCTTCTTCCGACATGCGGGTATCAATCACCTGGGTGGCCGCGTGGCCGCAAAAGGGGCATTTCATGCCGGTGGTCTCCTCGGCAACCTCAAAGAACGCACTGCGCTAAAAGAACAACGCCGCGATGGCCTGGGCAGGCGCATCGCGGCAGAGTACTACGTGGCCGGGAGATCCGGCCATCAGCGGATGCCTTAGGCGTAGACCGGGAACCGCTTGGTCAGCTCGGCCACCTTGGCGCGCACGGCGGCGATGTTCGCTTCGTCGTGCGGGTTGTCCAGCACATCGGCAATCAGGTGGGCGACCGTCACGGCCTCGGCTTCCTTGAAGCCGCGCGTTGTCATGGCCGGTGAACCCAGGCGCACACCCGAGGTCACGAACGGCTT encodes:
- a CDS encoding pilus assembly protein; the encoded protein is MTFLRGLVASALLLPALLVSAAQTDLADQPLFSSVSVPGNLLLSLSVEYPTANSIAYVSSYSAGVKYLGYFDPLKCYTYQYDANVDANNYFVPATAANSSYQCASGNNYWSGAFLNWAAMQTIDPFRWALTGGYRVTDTASLTVLEKAWASGQGGSGETPNRTISGSTTVAAITPFSWNSIGVRIYGAGNKLYFTNKGNLDSDTVNTYSSDPSPNASKVWSVYVRVKVCDPSRPEANCTKYGSNYKPEGLMQQYSQRIRFGAFGYLNDSSIKRDGGVLRARMKFIGPTQPVPGKNPTTNTLAEWSATDGTMVSNPDTSDATATGVTNSGVMNYLNKFGSTSQNYKTYDPVGELYYAGIRYYKNLGNVASYSSNATTAQIDGFPVIQTWDDPIQYSCQKNYILGIGDINTHADANLPGSTIRSSNEPALPSEVSSDTTVNVDSATNLVGQMEGISNLNKISPPCCNGNTYLMAGLAYDSHVRDIRPNDFKDSLGNKSKIQTISTYWLDVQEYQTYRYQNQFWLAAKYGGFSVPSNYKTSNTRALAQSLWNASGNTDPNGKPMPDNYYLAGQADLMVNGLNSAFQNISNDIQAATTALAVSSANVSLTGNIGYSASYNSSTWTGDVVGSSLSFDAKTGLPTQTKAWSAQAQLAGQSSSSRLIATSNTTGAAQGVPFQFAKLTTTNQSALSNAAVKNWNNQDFLNYLRGDQSNEGTNGKAVYRQRAFLLGDIVGSKVDAVGPPVAVLSSATNPGYASFKSTYASRNPVVYVGANDGMMHAFDGTVGRTTSGNELFAYVPSFLYQGPCASGTCTPAVNGLASLGLSGTNFVHHAMVDATPQAFDIDLSRAGGAKPSSSSTSDWHTMLIGGLGKGGKGYYALDITDPTTITTETALAGKVMWEFGGPANAQQGTLGFTYGDPIVVKTKKYGWIVAVPSGYNNADGMGWLFILNPKTGALLESISTGVGSASSPAGLAYASAYVADYTDNTADSIYAGDLLGNVWRFDLTATSGAYPAPTQIAKLTDPSGNAQPVTTPPLIEIQPNSLKRYVMVGTGRLLGSTDIASSQTQSFYVIYDGVVQRFNSSTDLPSGVTFPIQRKDLNADPNLLKGIGSAPTSVMGYYVDLGQSSNGVAERVNVAPVSNFGTVSFAANLPNGDACNPSGTNRVFSLDIGTGISRVVNSLGVLQPYYTGGGLVVDLSYLNVNGSVRLEAGTDNSAINSVPLVPTVVQAIRQINWREVPTAD
- the nrdR gene encoding transcriptional regulator NrdR, which codes for MKCPFCGHAATQVIDTRMSEEGDTVRRRRRCESCDRRFTTYERIELFFPAVVKKNGSRVDYDRNKVKDSMRLALRKRPVSAEAIDEAIARIEEKLLSHGEKEIGSDRVGELVMRELKRLDKIGYIRFASVYRSFEDLAEFRDVLDEVAATNVRK